One Syntrophorhabdaceae bacterium genomic region harbors:
- a CDS encoding N-acetyltransferase: MSNFFDKLNVRMMTKDDLDAIVEIDTKVLGESRREYWTTKIVKQAESRPPDASLVSEIDGKVVGFILGEVSGWEFKVPNNIGWIDTIGIDPDYQNRGIAKVLATALITNLKRYGVDTIYTLVNWNDWDLLQFFHAMGFTRGDMINLVLKV, encoded by the coding sequence ATGAGTAACTTTTTTGACAAACTAAATGTAAGGATGATGACCAAGGATGACCTTGATGCTATCGTAGAGATAGATACAAAGGTTCTTGGCGAATCAAGAAGAGAATACTGGACAACCAAGATAGTGAAACAGGCAGAGTCCAGACCCCCTGATGCATCCCTTGTGTCTGAGATAGATGGTAAGGTTGTAGGTTTTATTCTCGGCGAGGTAAGTGGTTGGGAATTTAAGGTTCCTAATAATATCGGCTGGATAGATACAATAGGTATAGACCCTGATTATCAAAATAGAGGCATTGCAAAGGTCCTTGCCACAGCCCTTATCACCAATCTGAAGAGATATGGTGTAGATACAATTTATACCCTTGTAAACTGGAATGATTGGGATTTATTACAGTTTTTTCATGCTATGGGATTTACAAGGGGTGATATGATAAACCTTGTCCTAAAGGTCTAA
- a CDS encoding alpha/beta hydrolase: MPFLVINNLRIFYDIHGEGDTIIFLHHGFGSSKIWKNIYPRFVDEGYKAIMYDRRGYGKSQGGDDFLDFYVSDRYRPESVEELKYLKNHLGIGPCHLVGQCEGGVVGIDYAIKYPEEVKTLTIASTQCFSEVTMKELNAIKFVSDFNKLQPNLQAKMVEWHGDKAEVYYNQFASFGGAYGTDYFDLRPILHKVNCPTLILYPDRSAIFDVEQAVSFYRHLPKGELAVFPKCGHNTYEQRPEDYIRTILDFIKRTNIGEDSKAKFKVSCLA, from the coding sequence ATGCCTTTTCTGGTTATAAATAATTTAAGAATCTTTTACGATATCCATGGAGAAGGTGATACGATTATCTTTTTACATCATGGATTCGGCAGCAGTAAAATATGGAAGAACATCTACCCCAGGTTTGTGGATGAGGGTTACAAAGCCATCATGTATGACCGTCGGGGTTATGGAAAATCTCAAGGCGGTGATGATTTCTTGGATTTTTATGTAAGTGATCGTTACAGGCCTGAAAGTGTTGAGGAATTAAAATACCTAAAAAATCATCTCGGGATAGGCCCATGCCATCTGGTAGGACAGTGCGAAGGCGGTGTGGTGGGTATCGACTATGCGATTAAGTATCCAGAAGAGGTAAAAACCCTTACCATTGCAAGCACACAGTGCTTCAGCGAAGTAACTATGAAAGAATTAAACGCCATAAAATTTGTATCAGATTTTAATAAACTTCAACCAAACCTTCAGGCAAAAATGGTAGAATGGCACGGCGATAAGGCAGAGGTCTATTACAATCAATTCGCAAGTTTTGGCGGGGCATATGGAACTGATTATTTTGATCTCCGTCCTATATTACATAAGGTCAATTGCCCCACACTCATACTCTATCCTGACCGCAGCGCAATATTTGATGTGGAACAGGCCGTTTCATTTTACAGGCACTTGCCAAAAGGTGAGCTTGCTGTCTTCCCCAAATGCGGCCACAATACTTATGAACAAAGACCTGAGGACTATATCCGCACTATTCTTGACTTCATAAAAAGAACAAACATAGGAGAAGACTCAAAGGCAAAATTTAAAGTCTCTTGTCTTGCATAA
- a CDS encoding transporter substrate-binding domain-containing protein produces the protein MLTEEYPPVTYMKDGKVTGFVTEIVREIISRQGIKDNIRLTSWDEAYNKALNTPNVVLFSTERTEKREKLFQWVGPVGKNSAIFYAKKGSGIKINSLDEAKGLASIATTTNWFTEQYLKNNGFTNLVSSPLPVNNVKQLMDGSVQVSIFTDITIPEIVKQAGYCMDDLEPVFPVSNTYFYIAMSLGTPSETVAKWQYVLDGMKKDGSFEKIYRRYIPGADIKDLLTGSPR, from the coding sequence ATGCTGACGGAAGAATACCCTCCTGTCACATACATGAAGGACGGCAAAGTTACCGGTTTTGTCACGGAGATAGTGCGCGAGATCATTTCCCGACAGGGCATCAAGGATAATATCAGACTAACGTCCTGGGATGAAGCATACAATAAGGCATTAAATACCCCGAATGTGGTGCTGTTCAGCACCGAAAGAACAGAAAAGAGAGAGAAACTTTTTCAATGGGTGGGACCGGTAGGCAAAAATAGCGCAATCTTTTATGCAAAGAAAGGTTCGGGGATTAAGATCAACAGCCTCGATGAGGCAAAAGGTCTCGCATCAATAGCCACAACTACCAACTGGTTTACAGAACAGTATCTCAAAAACAATGGATTCACAAATCTGGTCAGCTCACCTCTGCCGGTAAACAATGTTAAACAACTCATGGACGGAAGCGTGCAGGTTTCGATATTTACCGATATTACAATTCCGGAGATTGTGAAACAGGCTGGATACTGCATGGACGACCTTGAGCCGGTTTTTCCTGTCAGTAACACATATTTTTATATAGCGATGTCGCTTGGCACCCCTTCTGAAACAGTAGCAAAATGGCAGTACGTCCTGGATGGTATGAAAAAGGACGGCAGTTTCGAGAAGATTTACAGGCGTTATATTCCAGGGGCGGACATAAAGGATCTTCTGACAGGTTCTCCCAGATAG
- the queE gene encoding 7-carboxy-7-deazaguanine synthase encodes MAYLVKEIFYTLQGEGLYAGKPAVFCRFSGCNLWSGREEDRKSAICKICDTDFVGTNGHGGGIFEDAASLAHSVNGAFPKGKYKNIRPFVVCTGGEPLLQLDMPLLEAFHDRNIDVAVETNGTYIPPKGIDWVCVSPKKDTELIIKSGNELKLLYPQEGFEPEMFEKLSFDFFYLQPIYSSKLKENTLQAIEYCLHNPQWRLSLQMHKILGLTTNISTILKGLRTRLLKTLCAGYGFISSLPCPLSAGLLSTKAPTRDVFMKGKMSKQGAFRF; translated from the coding sequence GTGGCGTACCTCGTTAAGGAAATATTTTATACCCTCCAGGGAGAGGGATTATATGCGGGCAAGCCTGCTGTTTTTTGCAGGTTTTCTGGGTGCAACCTCTGGTCCGGCAGAGAAGAAGACCGTAAATCGGCAATCTGTAAGATTTGCGATACCGATTTTGTCGGAACAAACGGTCACGGCGGAGGCATATTCGAAGATGCAGCATCTTTAGCTCACTCGGTTAACGGGGCATTTCCAAAAGGCAAATACAAAAATATACGCCCGTTTGTTGTATGCACTGGAGGAGAGCCGCTGCTTCAGCTTGACATGCCTTTGCTTGAAGCGTTCCACGACCGGAATATCGATGTAGCCGTCGAGACAAATGGAACGTACATACCCCCGAAAGGAATAGATTGGGTATGTGTCAGCCCCAAAAAGGATACCGAACTGATAATTAAATCGGGAAACGAACTTAAACTGCTTTATCCTCAAGAAGGGTTTGAGCCGGAAATGTTCGAGAAACTTAGTTTCGATTTTTTTTATCTTCAGCCCATATACAGTTCAAAACTGAAAGAGAATACCCTGCAGGCGATCGAATACTGTTTGCATAATCCGCAATGGAGGCTGAGTCTCCAAATGCACAAAATACTCGGCTTGACCACAAATATCTCAACGATATTAAAGGGCTTGAGAACCCGACTGTTGAAAACCTTGTGCGCTGGATATGGATTCATCTCAAGCCTTCCCTGCCCATTGTCAGCAGGATTGTTGTCTACGAAAGCCCCGACTCGGGATGTATTTATGAAGGGGAAGATGAGTAAGCAAGGTGCATTTCGTTTCTGA